The Eleginops maclovinus isolate JMC-PN-2008 ecotype Puerto Natales chromosome 3, JC_Emac_rtc_rv5, whole genome shotgun sequence genome includes a region encoding these proteins:
- the LOC134862161 gene encoding macrophage mannose receptor 1-like → MDAKVLLIFVFLGFGLVPSHSQAPLVNREYHFVHLLMNWTSAQHYCREKYNDLATFESMDDIHRVNRPSQYQFAFIGLTDDPQSWKGIMGNDANSWRWSSTGETSKSGYHNWRTGQPNHYGTPETCVYGNAEGRWIDEACHLKLYFVCYDDTLPPGQKTYTLYNNQTRTWKDAQTYCRAHHTDLAVIENALENTDMLSIKSTQAAWIGLYRVIWRWSDNSNSSFRNWAYLQPNNYLGNQYCGAEDKYQKWHDVPCHMECPFWCQVVKVEIMVLRVKIHTNADLSDPATNPQILQQLRTVLRNKIFLTNFKLRWKIQPANAGADTDAVNG, encoded by the exons ATGGATGCTAAAGTGCTTTTGATTTTCGTTTTTTTGG GATTTGGTCTCGTGCCCTCACACTCTCAGGCCCCACTTGTCAATCGTGAGTACCACTTTGTCCACCTCTTAATGAACTGGACCAGCGCTCAGCACTACTGCAGGGAGAAATACAACGACCTGGCGACCTTTGAAAGCATGGATGACATTCATAGGGTAAACAGACCTAGTCAGTACCAATTTGCATTTATTGGACTAACTGATGATCCACAATCTTGGAAGGGAATCATGGGTAATGATGCAAATTCCTGGAGATGGTCCTCTACAGGTGAAACTAGCAAATCTGGCTACCACAACTGGCGAACAGGTCAGCCAAATCATTATGGCACCCCTGAGACCTGTGTGTACGGGAACGCTGAAGGAAGATGGATTGATGAAGCCTGTCACctgaaattgtattttgtcTGTTACGACg ATACACTTCCTCCTGGCCAGAAAACATATACTTTATACAACAACCAAACTCGCACATGGAAGGATGCCCAGACTTACTGCAGAGCTCACCACACAGACCTGGCTGTGATCGAGAATGCTCTTGAAAACACAGATATGTTATCTATTAAGTCAACACAAGCTGCGTGGATTGGATTGTACAGAGTGATTTGGAGGTGGTCGGACAACAGCAACAGCTCCTTTAGAAACTGGGCATATCTTCAACCAAATAATTATTTAGGTAACCAGTACTGTGGAGCTGAAGACAAATACCAAAAGTGGCACGATGTGCCCTGTCACATGGAGTGTCCCTTCTGGTGCCAAG TTGTAAAGGTGGAGATCATGGTGTTGAGGGTGAAGATTCATACTAATGCTGACCTTTCAGATCCAGCTACTAATCCCCAAATCCTACAGCAG ctcCGTACAGTTCTGAGGAACAAGATTTTCCTGACTAACTTTAAGTTGCGATGGAAGATTCAACCGGCGAATGCAGGGGCAGATACGGATGCAGTCAATGGATGA